Proteins encoded by one window of Chryseobacterium aquaeductus:
- the efp gene encoding elongation factor P — protein sequence MATSNDIRKGLCIEFSNDIFKVIEFMHVKPGKGPAFVRTKMKSVTNGKVLDNTFSAGHKIDEVKVITRKFQYLYDDENGFHFMNNEDFSQLYLDKEMIENSNLMKAGEEVTIILKEADETPLSAELPQSVYLEVIEADPGVKGNTATNALKNAIVETGARVMVPLFIEAGDKIKVSTEDGSYLERVKE from the coding sequence ATGGCAACAAGTAACGATATAAGAAAAGGTCTTTGCATAGAATTTAGCAATGATATCTTTAAAGTAATCGAATTTATGCACGTGAAACCAGGTAAAGGTCCTGCTTTCGTAAGAACAAAAATGAAATCTGTAACCAACGGAAAAGTGCTTGATAATACTTTTTCTGCAGGTCACAAAATTGATGAGGTAAAAGTAATCACGAGAAAATTCCAATATCTTTATGATGATGAGAACGGTTTCCACTTTATGAATAATGAAGATTTCTCACAATTATATTTGGACAAAGAAATGATTGAAAACTCTAATCTGATGAAAGCAGGTGAAGAAGTTACGATTATTCTTAAGGAAGCTGATGAAACTCCTTTGTCTGCAGAACTTCCTCAATCTGTTTATTTAGAAGTTATCGAAGCTGATCCTGGTGTGAAAGGCAATACAGCTACCAACGCTTTGAAAAACGCTATCGTTGAAACAGGCGCAAGAGTAATGGTTCCTCTGTTCATTGAAGCAGGTGACAAGATCAAAGTGAGCACTGAAGACGGTTCTTACTTAGAAAGAGTAAAAGAATAA
- a CDS encoding HD domain-containing protein, with product MQNKLKIINDPVHGFIKIPHEILFDIIEHPYFQRLRRISQTGLLNLIFPGATHTRFHHALGAMHLMFTALETLKQKGIKISEEEEKGAMLAILMHDIGHGPFSHALENMLMDDWHHENLSLLLMNRLNDEFNGQLSTAIEMFQGKYHRKFFNQLISSQLDVDRLDYLKRDSFFTGVSEGNVNTQRIISMMNVCEDELVIDAKGVYSIENFLTARMFMYWQVYYHKTSALAEFILVKILERAKFLTSQGVDLPATENLKHFLNREKSEETDEDVLRFTQMDDNDIIQAMKLWQTSDDFILSYWCQCVIQRNLPKTIISSQPFDAELVKEKIKSTNEFLGINNAHELVYEIERSLLPYNTDMQPIYLLQKSGKVLRLEESEDQLLSGLITNKTTRYILTFPRH from the coding sequence ATGCAAAATAAGCTCAAAATCATCAACGATCCTGTTCACGGTTTCATTAAAATTCCTCACGAGATTTTATTCGATATTATAGAACATCCCTATTTTCAAAGGTTGAGAAGGATTTCACAAACAGGACTTTTAAATTTAATTTTCCCAGGCGCTACTCATACAAGATTTCACCATGCTTTAGGTGCAATGCATTTGATGTTTACCGCCTTGGAAACTTTAAAACAAAAAGGAATTAAAATTTCTGAGGAAGAAGAAAAAGGAGCAATGTTGGCAATTTTGATGCACGATATCGGTCATGGTCCGTTTTCTCATGCTTTAGAAAATATGCTGATGGACGATTGGCATCACGAGAATCTTTCTTTATTATTAATGAATAGATTGAATGATGAATTTAACGGACAGCTTTCTACTGCAATAGAAATGTTTCAGGGGAAATATCACCGTAAGTTTTTTAATCAGTTGATCAGTTCACAATTGGATGTCGACCGATTGGATTATCTGAAAAGAGACAGCTTTTTCACAGGAGTTTCAGAGGGAAATGTAAATACCCAAAGAATTATTTCAATGATGAATGTTTGCGAAGACGAGTTGGTGATTGATGCTAAAGGTGTTTATTCAATCGAAAATTTCCTTACAGCAAGAATGTTTATGTATTGGCAGGTTTATTACCATAAAACATCAGCGTTAGCAGAATTTATTTTGGTTAAAATTTTAGAAAGAGCAAAATTTCTGACTTCTCAAGGAGTAGATTTACCGGCAACTGAGAATTTGAAACATTTCCTAAATCGTGAAAAAAGCGAAGAAACTGACGAAGATGTGCTAAGATTTACCCAAATGGATGATAATGATATTATTCAGGCAATGAAATTGTGGCAGACTTCAGATGATTTTATTCTTTCATATTGGTGTCAATGCGTAATACAGAGAAACCTTCCTAAAACCATTATTTCTTCACAGCCGTTTGATGCGGAATTAGTGAAAGAAAAAATAAAAAGCACAAACGAATTTTTAGGAATAAATAATGCTCACGAGCTTGTATATGAGATTGAGAGAAGTCTTTTGCCTTATAATACAGATATGCAACCAATTTATTTGTTACAGAAAAGCGGGAAAGTTTTGAGGCTGGAAGAATCTGAAGACCAACTTTTATCAGGTCTCATTACCAATAAAACAACACGTTATATTCTCACATTTCCAAGACATTAA
- the lpxD gene encoding UDP-3-O-(3-hydroxymyristoyl)glucosamine N-acyltransferase, translating to MEFTASQIASFIDGKIIGDDNALITGVSPIESGETGHLSFIAQERFSHYLDTSNCSVLIVSENILTKNNYTQTIISVKDAYLSFQVLMNLYQEMQGRKEGVEDGASIHDTAVVGDKAYVGAFTYVSEKAKIGEGSQIYPQVYIGKGVKIGKNCKIDSGARIYDYCIIGDNCIIHSNTVIGGDGFGFQPTADGFKKIPQLGNVIIEDDVEIGSNCSIDRATIGSTIIGKGTKIDNLIQIAHNVKIGQNNVIASQTGIAGSTIIGDWNQIGGQVGIVGHIKIGNQVKIQAQSGVTSNVNDRETLYGSPAISYNDYLRSYVHFRNLPELVKRINNLENNSKDHTNE from the coding sequence ATGGAATTCACAGCTTCGCAAATTGCGAGTTTTATTGACGGAAAAATTATAGGTGATGACAATGCGCTTATTACTGGGGTTTCACCTATCGAAAGTGGGGAAACCGGGCATCTTTCTTTTATTGCCCAAGAACGCTTTTCACACTATCTGGACACTTCAAATTGCTCTGTTCTTATCGTTTCTGAAAACATTTTAACCAAAAATAACTACACTCAGACTATCATTTCTGTAAAAGATGCCTATCTATCTTTTCAGGTTCTGATGAATTTATATCAGGAAATGCAGGGAAGAAAAGAAGGTGTAGAAGACGGTGCTTCCATTCACGATACCGCAGTGGTAGGTGATAAAGCTTATGTCGGAGCATTTACTTATGTTTCAGAAAAAGCTAAAATCGGTGAAGGATCCCAAATTTACCCTCAGGTGTATATCGGTAAAGGTGTGAAAATTGGGAAAAACTGTAAAATTGACAGTGGTGCAAGGATTTATGATTACTGTATCATAGGAGACAATTGCATCATTCATTCAAATACAGTGATTGGAGGAGACGGTTTTGGTTTTCAGCCGACTGCTGATGGTTTTAAGAAAATTCCTCAATTGGGGAATGTAATTATAGAAGATGACGTAGAAATCGGTTCAAACTGTAGTATCGACAGAGCTACAATTGGTTCAACTATTATTGGTAAAGGAACTAAAATCGACAATTTGATCCAGATTGCACACAATGTGAAAATTGGTCAGAATAACGTAATTGCTTCACAAACCGGTATTGCTGGTTCTACCATTATTGGCGACTGGAATCAGATCGGCGGTCAGGTAGGAATCGTAGGACATATCAAAATCGGAAATCAGGTGAAGATTCAGGCCCAAAGTGGTGTGACTTCAAATGTGAACGATAGAGAAACGTTGTATGGTTCACCCGCAATCAGTTATAATGACTATCTTCGAAGTTACGTTCATTTCAGGAATCTTCCTGAGCTCGTAAAAAGAATAAATAATCTTGAGAATAACTCAAAAGATCATACTAATGAGTGA
- a CDS encoding IS5 family transposase translates to MLGKIKDDLQQNLFKTRLTELINMEHPLVKLAHEISWDKIESEFENLFSEGGRPSIAIRKIAGMLLLKEMFKESDETVVERWIENAYWQYFTGETFFQTQQPFDPSNFVHFRKRIGENGLEFLLGQSVSLHPKAKTEDEVQVDTTVQEKNITFPTDAKLAKKVIDNCGRIAEKEGVIQRQSYRRVSKQLLRNAYFGHHPKRQKNARMARKKLRTIGKRLLRELERKLPKDVLRNHEDVFKIYLKALTQERNTKDKIYSLHEPQIACIAKGKSGKNYEFGTKVAVVRGRKTGIITSVKRFLGNPHDSKTLEESLAQSERVRKSVGGTRPTKATTDRGFRGIKEVEGTAILLPTKKGKTKYGQQVARLRFRARAAIEPCISHLKRNHSLGLNFLKGVAGDIHNALLAGIGYNLKMRLNQLKKQILLWLELVFKIFLAKYNFQNEKLAF, encoded by the coding sequence ATGTTAGGCAAAATAAAAGATGATTTACAGCAAAATTTATTCAAAACTAGGCTTACTGAACTCATTAATATGGAGCATCCGTTGGTAAAATTGGCACATGAGATTTCCTGGGATAAAATAGAGTCAGAGTTTGAAAATTTATTTTCGGAAGGCGGAAGACCTTCTATTGCGATTCGCAAAATAGCAGGAATGCTTTTGCTCAAGGAGATGTTTAAAGAAAGCGATGAGACGGTTGTAGAAAGATGGATTGAGAATGCGTATTGGCAGTATTTCACAGGAGAAACCTTTTTTCAGACCCAGCAGCCTTTCGATCCGAGCAATTTTGTACACTTTAGAAAAAGAATTGGCGAGAACGGATTGGAATTTCTTTTGGGACAAAGCGTTTCCCTTCATCCCAAAGCCAAAACAGAAGATGAAGTTCAGGTAGACACCACCGTTCAGGAGAAGAATATTACTTTTCCCACGGATGCGAAACTGGCAAAAAAAGTAATTGATAATTGCGGAAGAATAGCCGAAAAAGAAGGTGTTATACAAAGGCAAAGCTACAGAAGAGTAAGCAAACAACTGCTGAGGAATGCTTATTTTGGACACCATCCCAAAAGGCAGAAAAATGCTAGAATGGCAAGAAAAAAACTCAGGACTATCGGCAAAAGATTGCTTCGGGAATTGGAAAGAAAACTTCCTAAAGATGTTTTGAGAAACCACGAAGACGTTTTTAAAATTTACCTCAAAGCACTTACTCAAGAACGTAACACGAAAGATAAAATTTACAGTCTTCACGAGCCTCAAATCGCCTGTATTGCGAAAGGAAAATCGGGAAAGAATTACGAGTTTGGGACAAAAGTAGCGGTAGTAAGAGGTCGGAAAACAGGCATCATCACCTCGGTAAAGAGATTTCTTGGCAATCCTCACGATAGTAAAACATTAGAAGAATCCTTGGCACAAAGTGAACGGGTGAGAAAATCCGTTGGCGGAACAAGACCTACGAAAGCCACTACAGACCGAGGATTTAGAGGAATCAAAGAAGTAGAAGGAACAGCAATTTTGCTTCCCACAAAAAAAGGAAAAACAAAATATGGGCAACAAGTAGCCAGATTAAGATTCCGAGCAAGAGCAGCAATAGAACCTTGTATCTCACATTTAAAAAGAAACCACTCCTTAGGATTAAACTTTCTGAAAGGAGTGGCTGGAGATATTCATAATGCATTATTAGCCGGTATTGGATACAATTTGAAAATGAGATTGAACCAACTTAAAAAACAAATTCTTCTTTGGCTCGAACTTGTTTTCAAAATATTTTTAGCCAAATATAATTTTCAAAATGAAAAATTAGCTTTTTAA
- the lpxA gene encoding acyl-ACP--UDP-N-acetylglucosamine O-acyltransferase, with the protein MIHQLAAVDKRAKISKNVIVEPFTTIAGDVEIGEGTWIGSNVTIMDGARIGKNCRIFPGTVISAIPQDLKFDGEDTQTIIGDDTTIRECVTVNRGTKALGFTKIGSNCLIMATSHIAHDCVLGDHVIIVNGCGIAGHVEIGDFTVMGGLSAVHQFGKIGKHVMISGGTLVRKDIPPYVKVAREPMSYAGINSVGLRRRGFTNDKIFEIQKIYRAIFQMKMNVSQAVSHIEKEMLPTAERDEILQFIQNSPRGIVKGYGTGKE; encoded by the coding sequence ATGATTCATCAATTAGCTGCCGTTGATAAACGTGCAAAAATCAGTAAAAATGTAATTGTAGAACCATTTACTACCATTGCAGGCGACGTAGAAATAGGGGAAGGTACTTGGATTGGTTCTAATGTGACCATAATGGATGGTGCAAGAATCGGAAAAAATTGCAGAATTTTTCCCGGAACCGTAATTTCTGCGATTCCACAAGATCTGAAATTTGATGGTGAAGATACACAGACAATCATTGGTGATGATACAACGATCAGAGAATGTGTTACCGTAAACAGAGGTACTAAAGCTTTGGGTTTCACAAAGATCGGAAGCAATTGTTTGATTATGGCAACTTCTCATATTGCCCACGATTGTGTACTTGGTGATCATGTAATCATCGTTAATGGTTGTGGTATTGCAGGTCACGTAGAAATTGGCGATTTTACCGTTATGGGAGGGTTAAGTGCTGTTCACCAGTTTGGAAAGATTGGTAAACACGTAATGATTTCCGGAGGAACTTTAGTAAGAAAAGATATTCCACCTTACGTGAAAGTAGCTCGTGAGCCGATGTCTTATGCCGGAATCAATTCTGTAGGTTTAAGAAGAAGAGGCTTTACCAACGATAAAATTTTTGAAATTCAAAAGATTTACAGAGCGATCTTCCAAATGAAAATGAATGTTTCTCAGGCGGTTTCTCATATCGAAAAAGAAATGCTTCCTACAGCTGAAAGAGACGAAATTCTTCAGTTTATCCAAAATTCACCAAGAGGTATCGTAAAAGGATATGGTACCGGGAAAGAATAA
- a CDS encoding bifunctional UDP-3-O-[3-hydroxymyristoyl] N-acetylglucosamine deacetylase/3-hydroxyacyl-ACP dehydratase — protein sequence MSDMQKTLQEEVTLSGIGLHTGKEVKLTIKPAKENTGFIFVRTDLEGHPQVEADVNYVVATERGTTLEKLGVKINTCEHVLAALVGCDIDNAYLEMDASECPILDGSSKFFVEAIESVGSVEQKIAREYLVVKEVLSYSDPATGSEITIIPSDNYEITTMVDFGTKVLGTQNATLKNISEFKEEISSARTFSFLHELEMLLDHGLIKGGDISNAIVYVDKDLTAETTEKLKKAFGKDHISIRPNGILDNLTLNYPNEAARHKLLDVIGDLALCGVKIKGKIIATKPGHFVNTQFAKKLNRQWKLQKKKNVPDFDLNKEPVFDINGIMRLMPHRPPFLLIDKILELSDSHVVGLKNVTMNEPFFVGHFPKEPVMPGVLQVEAMAQTGGILVLASVPDPENYSTYFIKMDKVKFKRKVVPGDTMIFKIELIEPIRRGIVHMQGYGYVGDTIAVEAELMAQVAKNKVE from the coding sequence ATGAGTGATATGCAAAAAACACTTCAGGAAGAGGTTACTCTGTCCGGAATTGGCCTTCATACTGGTAAAGAAGTAAAATTGACCATCAAACCTGCGAAAGAAAATACAGGTTTTATCTTCGTAAGAACAGATTTGGAGGGTCATCCCCAAGTTGAAGCTGATGTAAATTATGTTGTAGCAACAGAAAGAGGGACAACTTTAGAAAAGCTTGGCGTAAAGATCAACACTTGCGAGCATGTTTTAGCAGCATTAGTAGGTTGCGACATTGATAATGCTTATTTGGAAATGGATGCTTCAGAATGTCCGATCTTAGATGGTTCTTCAAAATTTTTCGTGGAAGCAATCGAGAGTGTAGGAAGTGTAGAGCAAAAAATCGCCAGAGAATATTTGGTGGTAAAAGAAGTTTTGAGCTACAGTGATCCGGCAACCGGTTCCGAAATTACAATTATCCCTTCAGATAATTACGAAATTACGACAATGGTAGATTTTGGGACTAAAGTTTTAGGAACTCAGAATGCTACGCTTAAAAATATTTCAGAGTTTAAAGAAGAAATTTCTTCTGCAAGAACATTCAGCTTTTTACATGAATTAGAAATGCTTCTTGATCATGGTTTGATCAAAGGTGGAGATATTTCTAATGCCATTGTATATGTTGATAAAGATCTTACTGCTGAAACAACCGAAAAGTTAAAGAAAGCATTTGGCAAAGATCACATCTCGATCAGACCCAATGGAATTCTTGATAATTTAACTTTAAATTATCCTAATGAAGCTGCAAGACACAAATTATTGGATGTAATTGGTGATCTGGCTTTATGTGGTGTTAAAATTAAAGGTAAAATCATTGCTACTAAACCGGGGCATTTTGTAAATACTCAGTTTGCTAAAAAACTGAACCGTCAGTGGAAATTACAGAAAAAGAAAAACGTTCCTGATTTTGATTTAAATAAAGAACCTGTTTTTGATATCAACGGAATTATGAGACTCATGCCTCACAGACCACCGTTTTTATTGATTGATAAGATTTTGGAATTATCAGATTCTCATGTAGTAGGTTTGAAAAATGTGACAATGAACGAGCCTTTCTTCGTAGGTCATTTTCCAAAAGAGCCGGTAATGCCGGGAGTTTTACAGGTTGAAGCTATGGCGCAGACAGGTGGAATTTTGGTATTGGCAAGCGTACCGGATCCCGAAAACTATTCTACTTATTTCATCAAAATGGATAAAGTAAAATTTAAAAGAAAAGTAGTTCCCGGTGATACGATGATTTTCAAAATTGAATTGATTGAGCCTATCAGAAGAGGAATTGTGCACATGCAGGGTTACGGATATGTGGGCGATACAATAGCTGTAGAAGCTGAGCTGATGGCTCAGGTTGCAAAAAATAAAGTTGAATAA
- a CDS encoding septal ring lytic transglycosylase RlpA family protein yields MMKRFILVIIMMISTLGLYSFKNNAEDAKKTTYASYYHDKFNGRKTASGEIFNNSKLTAAHRTLPFGTELKVTNLNNGEEVIVTINDRGPFHSSRALDMSKAAFDEIGGIKKGVIPVEYEIVD; encoded by the coding sequence ATGATGAAAAGATTCATTCTCGTAATCATAATGATGATTTCAACACTAGGTCTATATTCTTTCAAGAATAATGCCGAAGATGCGAAGAAAACAACTTATGCGTCGTACTACCACGACAAGTTTAATGGTAGAAAAACAGCAAGCGGAGAAATTTTTAATAATTCAAAACTAACCGCAGCACACAGAACGCTTCCTTTTGGAACCGAATTAAAGGTAACCAATCTGAATAATGGAGAAGAGGTAATTGTAACGATTAATGATAGAGGGCCTTTTCATTCATCAAGAGCATTAGATATGTCTAAAGCCGCGTTCGATGAAATTGGGGGAATCAAAAAAGGTGTCATCCCAGTAGAGTACGAAATTGTCGATTAA
- a CDS encoding exodeoxyribonuclease III codes for MKLITYNVNGIRAAFTKDFLGWLKTADPDIICIQESKAGNDQIDIESLEKIGYYSYWHSAVKKGYSGVGIASKTKPHHVEYGCGIENYDNEGRIIRADFDGYSVISVYVPSASNIDRLEFKMQFCHDFLKYIKNLKKEIPNLIISGDFNICHHAIDIHNPIGLKNTSGFLPMEREWMTNFIEECELIDSFRYFNQEPENYTWWSYRQNSRANNKGWRLDYNFASYSLKEKLTRAVILKEAVHSDHCPAMIEVNV; via the coding sequence ATGAAATTAATCACCTACAACGTCAACGGAATCAGAGCCGCTTTCACAAAAGATTTCCTTGGCTGGCTGAAAACTGCCGATCCAGACATTATCTGCATTCAGGAGAGCAAAGCCGGAAACGATCAAATAGACATCGAAAGTCTTGAGAAAATCGGTTATTATAGTTATTGGCATTCTGCTGTAAAGAAAGGCTACAGCGGTGTCGGAATTGCTTCTAAAACAAAGCCTCATCATGTAGAATACGGCTGCGGTATTGAAAACTATGATAATGAAGGAAGAATCATCCGTGCAGATTTTGACGGATATTCTGTAATTTCAGTTTATGTACCATCAGCTTCTAATATTGACAGACTGGAATTTAAAATGCAGTTTTGCCATGACTTTTTAAAATACATTAAAAATTTAAAGAAAGAAATTCCGAATCTCATTATTTCAGGAGATTTCAATATTTGCCATCATGCGATTGATATTCATAACCCGATCGGTTTAAAGAATACTTCAGGTTTTTTACCAATGGAAAGAGAATGGATGACCAATTTTATTGAAGAATGCGAATTGATAGACAGTTTCAGGTATTTTAATCAGGAACCGGAAAACTACACTTGGTGGAGTTACAGACAAAATTCAAGAGCAAATAATAAAGGATGGAGACTAGATTATAATTTTGCTTCATATTCTTTGAAGGAAAAGCTTACAAGAGCAGTTATTTTGAAAGAGGCGGTACATTCTGACCATTGTCCTGCGATGATTGAAGTCAATGTCTAA
- a CDS encoding UDP-3-O-(3-hydroxymyristoyl)glucosamine N-acyltransferase, whose product MTFHQPQKLKTIAGLIGAKFVGSEDFEVFGTNEIHRVKSGEIVFVNHPKYYDKALNSAATIILIDKEVECPEGKALLISDDPFGDFNKINTHFTKIYNFTETLHDVEIGEGTKIHPSAVLGNHITIGKNTIIFPNVVIGDRTVIGDNVIIQSNTVLGGDAFYYRKLDGNFDRLISVGNVIIENNVEIGNSCTIDRGVTDSTIIGEGSVLDNQIQIGHDTVIGKKCLIASQVGIAGCCIIGDEVTLWGQVGIASGNNIESGSVLLGKTGVNRDLKKGTYIGMFAEDFKTYLKKEVKLRNLE is encoded by the coding sequence ATGACGTTTCATCAGCCACAAAAATTAAAAACGATAGCCGGTCTGATCGGTGCAAAATTTGTAGGTTCCGAAGATTTTGAGGTTTTTGGGACCAACGAAATTCACAGAGTAAAATCAGGTGAAATTGTTTTCGTCAATCATCCGAAATATTATGATAAAGCTTTAAATTCTGCGGCTACCATCATCTTAATCGATAAAGAAGTAGAATGTCCTGAAGGAAAAGCTCTTTTAATTTCCGACGATCCTTTTGGAGATTTCAATAAAATCAATACCCATTTTACCAAGATCTATAATTTCACAGAAACTCTTCATGATGTGGAAATAGGAGAGGGTACAAAAATCCATCCATCCGCAGTTTTGGGAAATCACATTACCATTGGAAAAAACACCATAATTTTCCCGAATGTTGTTATTGGCGACCGCACGGTGATTGGTGATAATGTCATCATTCAATCCAATACAGTTTTGGGTGGCGACGCTTTTTATTACAGAAAATTAGACGGAAATTTTGACCGTTTAATTTCAGTAGGAAACGTCATCATAGAAAACAATGTAGAAATCGGAAACAGTTGTACGATTGACAGAGGTGTTACAGATTCTACGATCATTGGTGAAGGTTCGGTTTTAGATAACCAAATTCAGATTGGGCATGATACGGTGATTGGTAAAAAGTGTTTGATTGCTTCCCAGGTAGGTATTGCGGGATGTTGTATCATAGGTGACGAGGTCACATTATGGGGACAGGTCGGCATTGCATCGGGTAACAATATCGAATCAGGATCTGTACTTTTAGGAAAAACAGGAGTCAACCGAGATCTGAAAAAAGGAACCTACATCGGGATGTTCGCAGAAGATTTTAAAACTTACCTTAAAAAAGAAGTGAAGTTGAGAAATCTTGAGTAA
- the porX gene encoding T9SS response regulator signal transducer PorX: MSEKILWIDDEIDLLKPHIVFLEKKGYHVTPVNNVNEALELMDSEKFALTLIDENMPGISGLEAIPMIKEKDSSLKIVMVTKSEEEHIMEEAIGSQIADYILKPVNPNQILLSLKKNLQQDNLVEQKTILQYQQEFRNLSMELSYLRTYQDWAEYYKKIVNWELKFDKVADNEFADLLQSQKEEANIQFAKFIENNYEDWLNGGDKPLMSHTLFRDKVKPEVEKDKVLLLMVDNLRYDQWKVIEPLFTKYYNKVSEDYYYSILPTATQYARNSFFAGMLPSEIEKRFPDKWFNDNEDGNKNEYERDFLEDQMKRIGLNSKSMKYLKVLNADFEKKIYEDFNQHKNNDLLVIVYNFIDILSHAKTDNHIVDQLIRDDKTFRSLTSNWFENSYLIKIIKLAAESGYKLVITTDHGTVYVKKPSRVVGDRETSTNIRYKTGKSLTYDDKDVWAITNPEKIFLPKGNLSSKYIFAKNNIFLAYPKNYNHFVNYYKETYQHGGISLEECIIPFSILEPK, from the coding sequence ATGTCTGAAAAAATATTATGGATCGACGATGAAATAGATTTACTGAAACCTCATATCGTATTTTTAGAAAAAAAGGGTTACCATGTAACTCCTGTAAACAATGTGAACGAGGCTTTGGAATTGATGGATTCAGAAAAATTTGCACTGACGCTTATTGATGAAAATATGCCCGGAATTTCCGGTCTAGAGGCTATTCCGATGATTAAAGAGAAAGACAGCTCTCTGAAAATTGTAATGGTGACGAAGAGTGAAGAAGAACACATCATGGAAGAGGCTATAGGATCTCAAATTGCAGATTATATTTTAAAACCTGTAAACCCAAATCAAATTTTGTTGTCTTTAAAGAAAAATCTTCAGCAGGATAATCTTGTAGAACAAAAGACGATTCTTCAATATCAACAAGAGTTCAGAAACCTTTCGATGGAACTTTCTTATTTGAGAACATACCAGGATTGGGCAGAATATTATAAAAAAATAGTCAATTGGGAATTGAAGTTTGATAAAGTTGCAGATAACGAGTTTGCAGACTTGCTTCAATCTCAAAAAGAAGAAGCCAATATTCAGTTCGCAAAATTTATTGAGAACAATTACGAAGACTGGTTAAATGGAGGCGACAAACCATTGATGAGTCATACCCTTTTCCGAGATAAAGTAAAACCTGAAGTTGAAAAAGACAAAGTGCTTTTGTTAATGGTAGATAATCTGCGATATGACCAATGGAAAGTAATTGAGCCATTATTTACAAAATATTATAACAAAGTGTCTGAAGATTATTACTACAGTATTCTTCCGACAGCGACTCAATATGCAAGAAATTCTTTTTTTGCGGGAATGCTTCCTTCAGAAATAGAAAAACGTTTTCCTGATAAATGGTTTAATGACAATGAAGACGGAAACAAAAACGAATACGAGCGAGATTTCCTAGAAGACCAGATGAAAAGAATTGGTTTAAATTCTAAATCAATGAAATATCTGAAAGTTCTGAATGCAGATTTTGAAAAAAAGATCTACGAAGATTTTAATCAGCATAAAAACAACGATCTTTTAGTGATTGTTTACAATTTTATTGATATTCTATCTCACGCAAAAACCGATAATCATATTGTAGACCAATTGATCAGAGATGATAAAACTTTCCGTTCGTTGACCTCGAACTGGTTTGAGAATTCATATTTAATTAAGATTATAAAATTGGCTGCGGAAAGTGGTTACAAACTGGTAATCACAACTGACCACGGAACTGTTTATGTGAAAAAACCAAGTCGTGTGGTTGGCGATAGAGAAACCTCGACCAACATCCGTTATAAAACAGGGAAAAGCCTGACGTATGATGATAAAGATGTCTGGGCAATTACCAACCCCGAAAAAATATTTTTGCCTAAAGGAAATTTAAGCTCTAAATATATCTTTGCCAAAAACAATATATTTTTGGCATATCCGAAAAATTACAATCATTTTGTAAATTATTATAAAGAAACCTATCAGCATGGTGGAATTTCTTTGGAAGAATGCATTATACCATTCAGTATTTTGGAACCGAAATAG